Proteins from one Coffea arabica cultivar ET-39 chromosome 8c, Coffea Arabica ET-39 HiFi, whole genome shotgun sequence genomic window:
- the LOC113705690 gene encoding homeobox protein ATH1-like, producing the protein MPIDMTEPSSGNPFDANFLSSSELIVLNNRDRILSGIPGPSVVQGDGTSSQAWIHEPNSGRISDSYMLRNTLPEREPMGVVPYGASHQISSTQVQDRYMEGMPLSAASIATLLAARSDNQENLEKPVSSAPLIYPLEIPRSIVLNDNADNLNPSHSSMRYGYDGLPASTSTKWDFNNFAAHPELAGAAVGRTGLQPFESMMNLYPNEWITSENANLDSDSPSGCSRLSNELSLSLAMTNPSVVHRTSIQDQCSEICGSSSPCERCLGSEQTSCNRNLSLGFGSYRPVQLSQFLSGSRYIHVMQELLAEIAAYSLGSLDLMKSPAIGMEDRADASISSSCTAVEGYLSAASEDFSDASNIVRYQIDPVLPGRNAERKKKQLLGLLEAVDDRYNECLDEIHTVISAFHAVTELDPPIHARFALQTISILYKNLRERISNHILAMGAHLSQGVVRENEESFEASFIQKQWALQQLKRKDNQLWRPQRGLPERSVSVLRAWMFQNFLHPYPKDAEKHLLAMKSGLTRSQVSNWFINARVRLWKPMIEEMYSEMNRRKIRHNDEETNSNQRSRVSLENGRFSMY; encoded by the exons ATGCCAATAGACATGACTGAACCAAGTTCTGGAAATCCATTTGATGCAAACTTCCTCAGCTCTTCTGAATTAATTGTGTTGAACAACCGAGACCGGATACTTTCTGGAATTCCTGGGCCTTCAGTAGTGCAGGGTGACGGCACCAGTTCACAAGCATGGATCCATGAGCCAAATTCTGGCAGGATCTCTGATTCTTATATGTTAAGAAACACGCTGCCAGAAAGAGAACCTATGGGGGTTGTCCCATATGGAGCATCACATCAAATCAGTAGTACTCAAGTTCAGGATAGATATATGGAGGGAATGCCCCTTTCTGCTGCATCCATTGCCACCCTTTTGGCTGCAAGGTCTGATAATCAGGAGAATCTAGAAAAACCTGTTTCTTCTGCTCCTTTAATTTACCCCTTGGAAATACCCAGAAGTATTGTCCTAAATGACAATGCTGACAATTTAAATCCATCTCACAGCTCTATGAGATATGGGTATGATGGTTTACCTGCTTCTACAAGCACAAAATGGGATTTTAACAATTTTGCTGCTCATCCAGAGCTAGCAGGGGCAGCAGTGGGAAGGACTGGATTGCAACCATTTGAGTCAATGATGAACCTCTATCCAAATGAGTGGATAACATCAGAAAATGCCAATTTGGACTCTGACAGTCCCTCAGGCTGTTCTAGGTTGAGTAACGAGCTGTCCCTCAGCCTTGCTATGACAAACCCTTCTGTTGTACACAGGACTTCTATCCAGGATCAGTGTTCCGAAATTTGCGGCTCCAGTAGCCCTTGTGAAAGATGTTTGGGCTCCGAACAAACTTCTTGCAATAGGAATCTTTCTTTGGGCTTTGGTTCTTATAGGCCAGTTCAGCTTTCGCAGTTCTTATCTGGGTCAAGATATAtccatgtgatgcaagaattacTCGCTGAGATAGCTGCCTATTCTCTTGGAAGTCTTGACCTGATGAAGTCTCCTGCTATTGGAATGGAAGACAGGGCAGatgcttcaatttcttcaagttgCACTGCTGTAGAAGGATATTTATCTGCAGCTTCTGAAGACTTTTCTGATGCATCAAACATAGTAAGATATCAAATTGATCCCGTACTTCCAGGACGAAAtgcagaaagaaagaagaagcaaCTGCTGGGTTTATTAGAAGCG GTTGATGATAGATACAACGAATGCTTAGACGAGATACATACCGTCATTTCTGCATTTCATGCTGTGACTGAGTTGGACCCTCCTATACATGCTCgttttgctcttcaaacaatCTCTATCTTGTATAAGAACCTACGTGAGAGGATTAGCAACCACATTCTTGCAATGGGAGCACATCTCAGTCAAGGAGTAGTGAGAGAAAATGAAGAGTCTTTTGAGGCGTCTTTCATCCAGAAGCAATGGGCACTTCAGCAGCTAAAAAGGAAAGACAATCAGTTATGGAGGCCTCAAAGAGGGTTGCCAGAAAGATCTGTTTCTGTCTTGAGGGCCTGGATGTTTCAAAACTTCCTCCACCC GTATCCGAAGGATGCAGAGAAGCACTTGCTTGCAATGAAAAGTGGCTTGACCAGGAGCCAG GTATCCAATTGGTTTATAAATGCTCGAGTACGACTTTGGAAGCCAATGATAGAGGAAATGTATTCTGAGATGAATAGAAGAAAAATTCGTCACAATGACGAAGAAACGAATAGCAACCAAAGAAGTCGAGTGAGCCTCGAGAATGGAAGATTTTCGATGTATTGA
- the LOC113706537 gene encoding UPF0481 protein At3g47200-like: protein MSEAELDLVPPSFVQEGARKMGEKSWIINVNDKVGHLADITETEMKDWEQHSIYRLPACVTDLNKNAYKPRAISFGPYHHGEPNLKPMEVHKERALLHFLNRSEKSLEDYIDPLREVLQDLKDAYDILDDKWLQNSDAFLELMIQDGCFMIEVLRTSFADTQTGVADYAHNDPIFSNHGKLYMLPYIKRDMLMIENQLPMLLLKTLLAVDNQNAQTDEESINNLILKFYFPHSRPKILGKCMHVLDAYRRILLWTEPDSQKPTRGVCKRGPDDILSARELEESGIRIRKSDSTSLNDIHFDCDTGILRLPQITVDDVSETMFLNLVAFERFHVGAGNEVTDYIFFMDEIIDNAMDVNILQRHEIIENAFGSDKAVAKLFNSLTQDVALDEHSSLTAVRETINGYCKTKWHKWRAALIQTYFRSPWALISVVAAIVLFALTIAQTAYGALQYYEGLDNSPSPPPPPPHRS, encoded by the exons ATGTCAGAAGCAGAACTAGACCTCGTTCCTCCTTCATTCGTTCAGGAGGGAGcaagaaaaatgggagaaaaatCATGGATAATTAACGTGAACGATAAAGTCGGTCATCTAGCGGATATCACAGAAACTGAGATGAAGGATTGGGAGCAGCATTCAATCTATAGACTACCCGCCTGTGTCACTGATCTGAACAAGAATGCATACAAGCCCCGGGCAATCTCTTTTGGTCCGTACCATCATGGCGAGCCGAATTTGAAGCCAATGGAAGTCCACAAGGAAAGAGCTCTGCTTCATTTTCTCAACAGATCAGAGAAATCTCTGGAGGACTACATTGACCCATTACGTGAAGTTTTGCAAGACCTGAAGGACGCATATGACATCCTGGACGATAAATGGCTGCAAAACTCAGATGCATTCTTGGAGCTGATGATTCAGGACGGCTGTTTCATGATAGAGGTTTTGAGGACATCATTCGCTGATACTCAAACTGGCGTGGCTGATTATGCTCACAACGATCCCATCTTCAGCAACCACGGCAAGCTCTACATGTTGCCTTATATAAAGCGCGACATGTTGATGATCGAAAATCAGTTGCCCATGCTGCTTCTTAAAACCTTGCTTGCCGTTGACAATCAAAATGCACAG ACAGACGAGGAGTCCATCAATAACCTCATCCTCAAATTCTACTTTCCCCACAGCCGCCCAAAAATATTGGGCAAATGCATGCATGTATTAGACGCTTATCGAAGGATCCTGTTATGGACAGAGCCCGATAGCCAAAAGCCAACACGAGGCGTTTGCAAAAGGGGCCCTGATGACATCCTCTCCGCAAGAGAGCTCGAAGAATCTGGAATCCGAATCAGAAAGAGCGACAGCACAAGCCTGAATGACATCCATTTCGACTGTGATACCGGCATCCTTAGGCTTCCACAGATTACAGTGGACGATGTCAGCGAAACAATGTTCCTAAACCTAGTAGCTTTCGAGCGATTCCACGTTGGTGCGGGGAATGAAGTGACTGACTACATCTTCTTCATGGACGAAATCATCGATAACGCCATGGATGTGAACATTTTACAGAGACATGAAATCATCGAGAATGCATTTGGAAGTGATAAAGCTGTTGCAAAATTGTTCAACTCGCTCACCCAAGATGTTGCACTGGATGAACATAGCAGCTTAACTGCGGTGCGCGAGACCATTAACGGCTATTGCAAGACAAAGTGGCATAAGTGGCGAGCAGCTCTTATCCAGACTTATTTCAGGAGCCCATGGGCGTTGATTTCTGTTGTTGCTGCCATTGTTCTGTTTGCTCTCACCATAGCTCAGACTGCATATGGCGCCCTCCAATACTATGAGGGCCTGGACAATAGTCCATCTCCACCTCCACCCCCACCGCATAGAAGTTGA
- the LOC140013335 gene encoding UPF0481 protein At3g47200-like has product MGENSWVVEVNDKVNRLSDITRSEEKAWQSHSIYKLPACVTDLVTDRKESVYKPRAISFGPYHYGESNLDPMEAHKERALLHFIERSGNPLEHYRRALCGVVKELKDAYDSLDDKWKQDPEAFLKLMIRDGCFMLEVLRSSSTDLTKNGYASNDPIFSKHGMTYMLPYIKRDMLMLENQLPMLLLRTLHAVYKQDAMTSEESADQSEKSAQRSEESAQRSEESVDKLILKFYSHIYSSSCSTQPKLDECLHILDAYRTILLWKDSVTQTQEFTPHCKEGNNSGDVLSARELKESGISIKKSKSTSLTDIQFDCKWGILKLPPICMDDVSETMFLNLIAFERFHAGVGSQVTNYIYLMDKLIDDAKDVNILQSHGILHNALGSDKALAQLINSLSKDVVLDRDSNLNRVHVAINNYCKTEPHKWRASLIQTYFRNPWALVSVMAAIVLFALTIVQALYGALQYYQGEKKGYLYCKVCFLKISASRRNSGLVIHCFGEGAEPKALFHSLVGM; this is encoded by the exons ATGGGCGAAAATTCATGGGTAGTTGAAGTAAATGACAAAGTCAATCGTCTATCAGACATCACAAGGAGTGAAGAGAAGGCATGGCAGAGTCATTCCATCTACAAATTGCCTGCCTGTGTCACTGATCTTGTCACTGATAGGAAAGAGAGTGTTTACAAGCCTCGGGCAATCTCTTTTGGTCCATATCATTATGGCGAGTCAAATTTGGATCCAATGGAAGCTCACAAGGAAAGagctctcctacattttatcgAAAGGTCAGGGAATCCTCTCGAGCACTACCGTCGCGCATTATGTGGAGTAGTGAAAGAATTGAAGGATGCATATGACTCCCTGGACGACAAATGGAAACAAGATCCAGAAGCATTCTTGAAGCTGATGATTCGCGATGGCTGTTTTATGCTAGAAGTTTTGCGGTCATCATCCACTGATCTAACCAAGAATGGCTATGCCTCTAACGATCCCATCTTCAGCAAACATGGCATGACTTACATGTTGCCATATATAAAGCGCGACATGTTGATGCTCGAAAATCAGTTGCCCATGTTGCTGCTTAGAACGCTACATGCTGTTTACAAACAAGATGCCATG ACATCTGAGGAGTCTGCTGACCAATCTGAGAAATCCGCTCAGCGATCTGAAGAGTCTGCCCAGCGATCTGAGGAGTCCGTTGATAAGCTCATCCTCAAATTCTACTCTCATATTTATAGCAGCAGCTGCAGCACCCAACCGAAGTTGGACGAGTGCTTGCATATACTGGATGCATACCGAACGATCTTGTTATGGAAAGACAGTGTTACTCAAACTCAAGAATTTACTCCACATTGTAAAGAGGGAAACAACAGTGGTGACGTTCTCTCTGCAAGAGAGCTTAAAGAATCAGGAATCAGTATCAAGAAGAGCAAAAGTACAAGCCTGACAGACATCCAATTCGATTGCAAGTGGGGTATCCTGAAGCTTCCACCAATCTGTATGGATGATGTAAGTGAAACAATGTTTCTAAATCTAATAGCTTTTGAGCGATTCCATGCAGGGGTAGGAAGTCAGGTGACTAACTACATCTACTTGATGGACAAACTCATCGACGACGCTAAGGATGTTAACATCCTACAATCCCATGGAATTCTCCACAATGCACTTGGAAGTGATAAAGCTCTTGCTCAATTGATCAACTCACTTTCCAAAGATGTTGTGCTTGATCGAGATAGCAACTTAAATAGGGTGCATGTTGCTATTAATAACTACTGCAAAACAGAACCGCATAAGTGGCGAGCCAGTCTCATCCAAACTTATTTCAGGAATCCATGGGCCTTGGTATCTGTTATGGCTGCCATTGTTCTTTTTGCTCTCACCATTGTTCAGGCATTATACGGTGCTCTCCAATACTACCAGGGcgaaaaaaaagg GTACTTATACTGCAAAGTGTGCTTTCTGAAAATTAGTGCCTCTAGGAGGAACAGTGGCTTGGTAATCCATTGTTTTGGGGAAGGCGCAGAACCTAAGGCATTATTTCACTCTTTGGTTGGTATGTAG
- the LOC113706476 gene encoding abscisic acid receptor PYL2-like has product MDGNNQIPQGLSPEEFSELERLISTYHTFEPTPNTCTSLITQRIDAPAKVVWPFVRRFDNPQKYKHFIKGCNMTGDGSVGSIREVTVVSGLPASTSTEILEILDEEKHILSFRVVGGEHRLNNYKSVTSVNEFDNEGKVYTIVLESYIVDIPEGNTAEDTKMFTDTVVKLNLQKLGVVATASLHGHE; this is encoded by the coding sequence ATGGATGGCAACAACCAAATCCCACAAGGGCTGAGCCCAGAAGAATTTTCTGAACTCGAGCGGCTAATTTCCACGTACCACACTTTTGAGCCAACCCCAAATACATGCACATCCCTGATAACTCAGCGCATTGATGCACCAGCAAAAGTGGTGTGGCCATTCGTCAGGCGTTTTGACAATCCTCAGAAGTACAAACACTTCATCAAGGGCTGCAACATGACAGGGGATGGAAGTGTTGGCAGCATCAGAGAAGTCACGGTTGTTTCGGGGCTTCCAGCTTCTACCAGCACCGAGATACTCGAGATTCTGGATGAAGAAAAGCATATTCTGAGCTTCAGGGTGGTTGGGGGAGAGCACAGGCTAAACAACTATAAATCTGTGACATCAGTTAATGAATTCGATAATGAAGGTAAGGTTTACACCATTGTTCTCGAGTCTTATATTGTTGATATCCCAGAAGGCAACACTGCGGAGGATACAAAGATGTTTACTGATACAGTTGTGAAGTTGAATCTCCAAAAGCTTGGGGTCGTGGCAACGGCTTCTTTGCATGGACATGAATGA